ACAGTCAATAAATAGATCCTTTTTTTTATCATCAATAGTGTACAGCAGGCAATTGCACGGTCTAGAGAACAGGACACTGTGTTAGAGTTGATACACggctatttgtttgtgtgtagtaaATGCTTATATGGCACATTTTGGTCCATGTTAGTGCTCTGATGTTGTAACAGGTCATATGCACACTGGTATATTGGGGCTGGTTGATGCTTGCTGCAGAGGTGGTCCACCGGGCCAGTGGAAGTTTTATAAGAAGTAATCAGGGGTGCGGCGGGTGACATGAGGCTCTCCACGTCGTGGTGCAGGGTCAAACTGAAGGCTAAAGGGGCACATACAAAACAGACACATTAGGCTGATCCAGATGAATGCtattaaacttaaaaataaggACATAATATTCAAAGGCCGTGACAGTATAGAACATGAGTAattacagtgcgttcacactgctgcgacgcgatgcgagcgacaacatgttttccattaattttcaatggagccaggcgaatcgcttgcgtggtgcattgtgggtagcgacgcgatgcgatcgagttgagattttctcaactttatgcaaatgaggagcgattttcgctagcgatggccaatcgcagtgttttcttgtttctcgtaacgtagcaaccatggtaaacatttctagctttcagtttttaagatggaggagaaactaatcgcctgtgtggctgcatatccagtcctgtacgatacgtctctgtatttgtacaaagaCATTAATTAAAAGAATGAGGCCAGGCGCAGGTTTGCCGACGTTCtcggtgctcctggtgggttttttgtactttcaaattcagtctctcgtcacattagttacgtaactttgttctggtaactagctagttacagtagtagcccggctggaactccctggtcgtatcgacagattagcagagactttgagtaatataataaaaagttttaacacatgtcaacgtgcatgtctattaaacagttttgtattttgtatacaagttgtattttgatcgatgttgcgagtacgtaaacccaagtctgcacacttggccatgaaaactacaacagtgactttagagaactacaattctacattaatctgtttgatacgcccccgcgcgtggtgaactgtgggaaggcgagcgatggcaagcgattgaagtcgctgcagtgtaaacgcactgTTAGTCATCAGCATCTTAAAGGTAAGACAAAGGCTATTCAATAAATATTCTCTGCCTGGTATTATGAGCAGCTGACTTACAAAGAGTATTTAAGAGTATCATCCAGTTCCATTATGGCAGCTTGGTTTCCACAGCGATAACAGTAGTTTGGCGCACTGAAGATGGTGACAACATTGCGATCATGACACCAGTTGTATCCCTGCAAGACAGTATattttattacattacattatggGGGGGGAGAGTCATGTGTTGCTTACACAGCAGAATATGTTGCTGGAAACAATTTCCATGTTTAAGGGTTGGTGATATTACCATATTTTACAAGAAGCCCTATTTATCTCCAGGCATTTTCAGCTTCTCCGCTAGAGCATGTTAATTTTAACACAGGGGATCACTTAAGTTAATTTAAACTCTCATTTTTACATGTGAATACCAACTCTGGCAGTCCCTTTTTTCTATCACTGAGTCAACCCCCTTTCTAATTTCAAAGGCACCAGGTTCCTCcctcatacaaaacattggtCATATTGAATAAAAATAAGAGTGGCAATGCTACTGAATAGTTGAGCAATGTTAAATCGCTAAACTCAAAAACAGCCTTCAGGAATCGTGTATCAGACAAGATTAAAACATAAATTATAGCCCCATGTAATTAGATCAAATTAAATCTTAAGTCACTTTTGACTCACACTTTGGGAACTTAATACACACATATGACTTTACGAATGTCAAACCATTCCATACAGCAAAAAAAGCTTGTAACACAATGAGAATTACACCTAAAGCCTCCTTTTAAAGGACTGGGTATGATCTGTGTATGTGTCCCTGATTATGGATATTACTTACCTCCATGACAAGTTGGTGAGCACGGGAAACAAGGGTAAGACCATTGGCATGGTTGAAGGTTTCAGAGATGTCCTGGCCGAAAGTGTAGCCAGCACCTCGGGGTGAGATGCCCCAGCCTCCACGGTCGTCTGGGTCTGACCATAGTAGATCACACATGGGACCCTGCAATGAACACAcgcagagtcaggtggctgagcggttagggaagcgggctagtaatcacaaggttgccagttcgattcccggccgtgcgaaatgacgtgtccttgggcaaggcacttcaccctacttgcctcggggagaatgtccctgtacttactgtaagtcgctctggataagagcgtctgctaaatgactaaatgtaaatgtatataggTGTGGTGAACTTCAAGGAGAAGGACAGTGTGTGTCCCCTCTACTCCAACCCGAACATCTACATCAGCTAACAATGACATTTTctaaacacttttttttaaagtttaGTGGTGGTCAACGTTTCTAAAGCAGCTAATAGCAGCACTCTTCTTGCACTCTCAGAAGTTAAGTGAATGTAACTACTTCTTGGTTGAATGAACGATGAGAAATATAATACGATGAATGTGATTTGTTCTTGTGAATGTTGAAATTAATCTTAACATGATATAGTTAAGTTAGATTATAGCCTACAGCAGTCACTCCAGCATAGCATGTACCATTCTAGCTCATCTGTCTTATGTGTCTGAGAGAACGTTTGCCTGCTAATGACTCCTGGTATGGCTGGCAATCTGACCTCATGTGGCACCTCCTGCAGGCGGTCCAGAGCTCTTATATGATCCAGTGTGTCAATTGATGGAGACAAGCCACCATGCAGGCAGAATATCTACAGGAAGGGAAGACAGAAGACAGGACTGCTTACAATATGGTACCCACCACTGATTTGGCATGCAATGTCTGATGATGGTACACAGTGACAAAGTCTGGTGAGGGTAAAAATTACAAAAGGAAAGTGACTGACTGCCTTACAGTAAGTGGTCAATGCTAGACTGCTTTCTACATTACAATGAATCATGTGACACCACAGAacacatagggagtcaggtggctgagcggttagggaatcgggctagtaatcagaatgttgccggttcgattcccggccgtgcaaaatgactgtgtccttgggcaaggcacttcaccctacttgcctcgggggaatgtccctgtacttactgtaagtcgctctgtataagagcgtctgctaaatgactaaatgtaaacacaacacaacagatcAAGGGCAAAGTGGTGTGTGGTTAACCTGTTCGTCAACCAGCGCCGTCAGGGGGAGGTAATCAAACAGGTCTGTAAAGTATTTCCACACGTTGGCATTGCCATATTTCCTCAGGCACTCGTCATAGAAGCCGTACACCTGAGTGATCTGTCTGCTCTCGTGGTTCCCCCGCAGTATTGTGATGCGTTTTTGGTACCGCACCTGTGGAGCATAAGAAAATACTTAAATGGGCGTCAAACCTTGTTCTTGACAAGCCATGTCAAAAAAAGCCATGCTGCCATTGGAAGACATTTTGATgaagagaaaacaaacacaaaaggaCAGGCAAGTTCTGAATTAAGAATAGCTAGGGTAAGCATGTTTGAAATATAGTTTGGCTTTTGGTCACTttacaaaaaaattataaatataGCTTGAAGCAGCAATGGTATGGAGGATTAGAGGGGCcaaaaataaatatgtaaatacCTAAATAATTAAATGCTTAAATACATgaataaatataatatatataattatataatacaATGCTTCAATAAATGCTTCAATAAATGACAAATGTTATCATTtaatgcctaattgacatacacAATGTAATAATTACCAACTAAATGAGACATAAATGTTACATATATTTATGGATTAATTTGTTCAAATCTATTTATGCTTtcatttatccacggtgtaacttgCAGCAGCAAAATTAATCTGTCATCATCCATCAAAAGTCAGGGGGTGGGTCaaagcctctgattggtcaaTAGTAGTTGCTATACCATCTCTGTGAGGATAGTGAAGTCTCATAAATGTTTTTGGCAGTTAGGGTTGATATCATTCCTATATGTTTAGAACTACAAATTAATTTTCTTCTGTTGGGTGTTTTGGCATTGACAAAGGCCATAAAATCTCTAAATAACTGAATGACTTTAATGCCTGTTTTTACCCACATTAGGCTACAtcaattatttatttgtgtGACAGTgaagaaacatttacatttatatatattaatgtacagtatttatttTGCTCTGTAAGCCAGGGTGGCAACAACGGTGGCTTAGCGCATGCGTGATTCATTTGCAGTCTGGATGCGAAGTGTGTGGGTCTGCTGCTGTCTGCCGTGACTGCAGCTGGGACTACTGCTCGAGGCTATTGTGTATGGAagattataggggccaaaactaaataaacaaatacataaataattaaataattgaatggttaaatacttggataaataaataattatacaacacaaagcttaaataaatgagtaattatataatttaatgcctaattgacatacaaaatatataaattacaaattaaatgagacactaaatatgtaaatgtcacatgtatttgtgtttatatatatatatatttacgttttcatgtgttcacatttatttatttatacttacatttatttatttatacttacatttatccacagtgtaacttgctgcagcaaaataaatctgtctTCCCCCTtcaccaagtcagggggcgggttaaagcctctgattggtgaatgaacagTATTACACACCAGGCAGGCTCAACCACAGGCTTTATCTACTTTCGTGTCGTGGTAAGCAATGCCTCATAATTTATACGCATCATCAATATgaaaatttgaatgaaaatttGAATTTTCATTATCATTAAAtgatttttcctttaattaATTGTTCATAATTATGATCATgataaaacacaggacaaagagtTTTGTCAAAAAACTGTTAGTGTGTGCCGCTGAGTCGTGTTACTGCACGTACACGCCGGCAACAACTCTCACTGTGTCACAGCCTAGCAGGGGAGGGGCAAAGTGAGGTTGATCAAGTCagacagtgtttgcacaaccaCTATGATGTAAAGGGAGTTGGATACTGAATGTAGAGAACAGAACTTGAAACTTAAGTATCGGTCTTATCACGCTAGTATCAATCAATCA
This is a stretch of genomic DNA from Osmerus mordax isolate fOsmMor3 chromosome 20, fOsmMor3.pri, whole genome shotgun sequence. It encodes these proteins:
- the ppp2cb gene encoding serine/threonine-protein phosphatase 2A catalytic subunit beta isoform isoform X1 — its product is MDDKVFTKELDQWVEQLNECKQLSENQVRTLCEKAKEILTKESNVQEVRCPVTVCGDVHGQFHDLMELFRIGGKSPDTNYLFMGDYVDRGYYSVETVTLLVALKVRYQKRITILRGNHESRQITQVYGFYDECLRKYGNANVWKYFTDLFDYLPLTALVDEQIFCLHGGLSPSIDTLDHIRALDRLQEVPHEGPMCDLLWSDPDDRGGWGISPRGAGYTFGQDISETFNHANGLTLVSRAHQLVMEGYNWCHDRNVVTIFSAPNYCYRCGNQAAIMELDDTLKYSFLQFDPAPRRGEPHVTRRTPDYFL
- the ppp2cb gene encoding serine/threonine-protein phosphatase 2A catalytic subunit beta isoform isoform X2; this encodes MELFRIGGKSPDTNYLFMGDYVDRGYYSVETVTLLVALKVRYQKRITILRGNHESRQITQVYGFYDECLRKYGNANVWKYFTDLFDYLPLTALVDEQIFCLHGGLSPSIDTLDHIRALDRLQEVPHEGPMCDLLWSDPDDRGGWGISPRGAGYTFGQDISETFNHANGLTLVSRAHQLVMEGYNWCHDRNVVTIFSAPNYCYRCGNQAAIMELDDTLKYSFLQFDPAPRRGEPHVTRRTPDYFL